Proteins from one Triticum aestivum cultivar Chinese Spring chromosome 7A, IWGSC CS RefSeq v2.1, whole genome shotgun sequence genomic window:
- the LOC123151215 gene encoding uncharacterized protein codes for MSRKMGVRLTMHHMAAGGGGWISLPAELLKEVSDRLRADTDQIHIRQVCAHWRASTAPLAALRPWVVAAHDRHRDPFSAVNPVGEHSLWLPRGGSDPRMDPRPPAPAGLPYCCGTPCGWLALTDHLRSPTRLILWEPLSKAEIPLPTLTTVAQVFLSGDPLASPGCRWMAIASQKIPGAQIGQRLFFWRPVDAGWVMQLEYPNGRIEGAAFHNGRFYVSTINMSLDIFDLQHHPPNRLRRICLYAPLQARYPRYPGNPIPHAVACNNQMLLVIVYRGPRQAVILAEVHRPDWDADRLDLREHKVSDLGDYSLFLGRGDTLALSANEFPAIRRNCVYFVEHDTYKHEQWVVVFDLGSNDLERIPHPQEHLEGGGKSTGWLAYSWFCPRRPFLGKQAL; via the coding sequence ATGAGTAGGAAGATGGGAGTGAGGCTGACGATGCATCAcatggccgccggcggcggcggctggatctCCCTGCCGGCAGAGCTCCTCAAGGAAGTCTCCGACCGTCTGCGGGCCGACACGGACCAAATCCACATCCGCCAGGTATGCGCCCACTGGCGCGCGTCCACCGCCCCGCTCGCGGCCCTCCGCCCGTGGGTCGTCGCCGCCCACGACCGCCACCGAGATCCTTTTAGCGCGGTCAACCCCGTCGGCGAACACTCCTTGTGGCTGCCCCGCGGCGGCAGCGACCCAAGGATGGACCCCCGGCCACCGGCCCCGGCCGGCCTCCCCTACTGCTGCGGCACGCCCTGTGGCTGGCTCGCTCTCACGGACCACCTGCGATCCCCCACCAGGCTCATCCTCTGGGAGCCCCTCTCCAAAGCCGAGATCCCTCTGCCCACTCTCACAACCGTCGCCCAAGTGTTCCTCTCCGGAGACCCGCTCGCCTCGCCGGGCTGCCGCTGGATGGCGATCGCGAGCCAAAAGATCCCCGGCGCACAGATCGGGCAGAGGCTCTTCTTCTGGCGCCCCGTAGACGCGGGCTGGGTGATGCAGCTCGAGTACCCTAACGGCAGGATCGAAGGCGCGGCCTTCCACAACGGCAGATTCTACGTCTCCACCATCAACATGTCCCTCGACATTTTCGACCTCCAACACCATCCTCCCAATCGTCTGCGCCGCATCTGCCTCTACGCTCCTTTGCAAGCGCGGTATCCACGCTACCCTGGGAATCCGATACCGCATGCTGTGGCCTGCAACAACCAGATGCTGCTCGTCATCGTGTATCGCGGACCACGCCAGGCCGTGATACTTGCGGAAGTGCACCGCCCGGATTGGGATGCCGACCGCCTCGACCTCCGGGAGCACAAGGTGTCGGATCTCGGCGACTACTCGCTCTTCCTGGGCCGGGGTGACACGCTCGCGCTCTCTGCAAACGAGTTCCCGGCCATCAGAAGAAATTGTGTCTACTTTGTGGAGCATGATACATACAAGCATGAGCAGTGGGTGGTTGTGTTTGATTTGGGGTCAAACGATTTGGAACGGATTCCCCACCCACAAGAGCACCTGGAGGGCGGCGGCAAAAGCACTGGCTGGCTGGCGTATTCCTGGTTCTGTCCCAGAAGGCCCTTCCTTGGGAAGCAGGCCCTATGA